One Littorina saxatilis isolate snail1 linkage group LG14, US_GU_Lsax_2.0, whole genome shotgun sequence genomic region harbors:
- the LOC138946554 gene encoding FMRFamide receptor-like has translation MATQGNITETNPTNFTGMDTGDRTTRVLATTTETYLGSGTGTSLLSNRTWFAETITSLPSGVSYLSDTDNVTAFFQPPTENQSVYFSETITPNSSVYWCLNDTALPHDEDFYEFYENARFVTGLILYPCICIPGLMGNFLTLLVLSDRNMRTSTNAFLSALAVADSIKLINDLLYFCTILLLRMDDDVGNRAYGYLYPYAHFIFSMSVCVSSWLTVSVAVERYIMVCHPTKARGVCNRARAVVVCVAVFVVMTTLALPSALR, from the coding sequence ATGGCTACACAGGGCAACATCACCGAGACTAATCCCACTAACTTTACCGGGATGGATACTGGCGACAGAACCACGAGGGTCTTGGCAACCACGACCGAGACTTATCTCGGTTCGGGAACGGGAACGAGTTTGTTGTCTAACCGAACCTGGTTCGCCGAGACGATAACATCATTGCCCTCAGGGGTCTCTTATCTCTCCGACACGGACAACGTCACCGCGTTCTTTCAACCCCCCACAGAGAACCAGAGCGTGTATTTCAGCGAGACAATCACGCCCAACAGCAGCGTGTATTGGTGCCTGAACGACACGGCTCTACCCCACGACGAAGACTTTTACGAGTTCTACGAAAATGCTCGTTTTGTCACGGGGCTCATCCTCTACCCTTGCATCTGCATTCCCGGTCTGATGGGCAACTTTCTTACCCTTCTGGTCCTCTCCGATCGCAACATGAGAACATCCACCAACGCCTTTCTGTCCGCGCTGGCAGTAGCGGACTCCATCAAGCTGATCAACGATCTGCTGTACTTCTGCACTATTTTGCTGCTGCGGATGGATGACGATGTGGGCAACAGGGCCTACGGGTACCTGTATCCCTACGCGCACTTTATTTTCAGCATGTCAGTGTGCGTGTCGTCGTGGTTGACGGTGTCCGTGGCGGTGGAGCGCTACATCATGGTGTGTCACCCGACCAAGGCGAGAGGCGTGTGCAACAGGGCCAGGGCGGTGGTGGTGTGCGTGGCGGTCTTCGTCGTCATGACGACATTGGCGCTGCCGTCAGCTCTCAGGTAA